A stretch of the Mustela nigripes isolate SB6536 chromosome X, MUSNIG.SB6536, whole genome shotgun sequence genome encodes the following:
- the GPR101 gene encoding probable G-protein coupled receptor 101, with protein MTSTCPNSTRESNSSHTCVPLSKMPISLAHGIIRSSVLLIFLTASFVGNIVLALVLQRKPQLLQVTNRFIFNLLVTDLLQISLVAPWVVATSMPLFWPLNSHFCTALVSLTHLFAFASVNTIVVVSVDRYLSIIHPLSYPSKMTPRRGYMLLYGTWIVAILQSTPPLYGWGQAAFDQRNALCSMIWGASPSYTALSVVSFIVIPLAVMIACYSVVFGVARRQHALLYNAKSRSLEVRAKDRVEKEDEEGERKDASSGQHGGEVSVQEGGAEAEDGSVESGAGDAEAKDSKEVGESSWGAGEGSVEGEEDGSLAGGVTADKGHREEGQCNIDLGEDDMEFGEEDINFSEDDIEAVNIPESLPPSRRNSASDPPLPRCYQCKAAKVIFLIIFSYVLSLGPYCFLAVLAVWVDVETKVPQWVITIIIWLFFLQCCIHPYIYGYMHKTIKKEIQDMLKKVFRKEKPPKEDSHPDLPGTEAGTEGGTKGKTVPSHDSAILP; from the coding sequence ATGACGTCCACCTGCCCCAACAGCACACGCGAGAGCAACAGCAGCCACACGTGCGTGCCCCTTTCCAAAATGCCCATCAGCCTGGCTCACGGCATCATCCGCTCGAGCGTGCTGCTCATCTTCCTCACCGCCTCCTTCGTGGGCAACATCGTCCTGGCGCTGGTGCTGCAGCGCAAGCCGCAGCTGCTGCAGGTCACCAACCGCTTCATCTTTAACCTCCTCGTCACTGACCTGCTGCAGATTTCGCTCGTGGCCCCCTGGGTGGTGGCCACCTCTATGCCCCTCTTCTGGCCCCTCAACAGCCACTTCTGCACCGCCCTCGTGAGCCTCACTCACCTGTTCGCCTTTGCCAGTGTCAACACCATCGTGGTGGTGTCAGTGGATCGCTACCTGTCCATCATCCACCCTCTCTCCTACCCCTCCAAGATGACCCCGCGCCGGGGGTACATGCTCCTCTACGGCACCTGGATCGTGGCCATCCTGCAGAGCACACCCCCTCTCTACGGTTGGGGCCAGGCTGCCTTTGACCAGCGCAACGCTCTCTGCTCCATGATCTGGGGGGCCAGCCCCAGCTACACCGCTCTCAGCGTGGTGTCCTTCATCGTCATCCCACTGGCTGTCATGATCGCCTGCTACTCCGTGGTGTTCGGCGTGGCCCGGCGGCAGCACGCTCTGCTGTACAACGCCAAGAGCCGCAGCCTGGAGGTGCGAGCCAAGGACCGTGTGGagaaggaggatgaggagggagagaggaaggatgcATCCTCGGGCCAGCACGGAGGTGAGGTCAGTGTCCAGGAGGGCGGCGCGGAGGCGGAGGACGGGAGCGTGGAGAGCGGCGCAGGTGATGCGGAGGCCAAGGACAGCAAAGAGGTGGGAGAAAGCAGCTGGGGGGCCGGGGAAGGCAGCGTGGAGGGCGAGGAAGATGGCTCACTGGCCGGCGGCGTGACGGCAGACAAGGGCCACAGGGAAGAAGGCCAGTGCAACATTGACCTGGGTGAAGATGACATGGAGTTTGGTGAGGAAGACATCAATTTCAGCGAGGATGACATCGAGGCTGTGAACATCCCAGAAAGTCTCCCACCCAGTCGTCGAAACAGCGCCAGCGACCCCCCTCTGCCCAGGTGCTACCAGTGCAAAGCAGCGAAAGTGATCTTCCTCATCATTTTCTCCTACGTGCTGTCTCTGGGGCCCTACTGCTTCCTAGCGGTCCTGGCCGTGTGGGTGGATGTCGAAACCAAGGTGCCCCAGTGGGTGATCACCATAATAATCTGGCTTTTCTTCCTGCAGTGCTGCATCCACCCCTACATCTATGGCTACATGCACAAGACCATCAAGAAGGAGATCCAGGATATGCTGAAGAAGGTCTTCCGCAAGGAAAAGCCCCCAAAGGAAGACAGCCACCCAGACCTGCCGGGAACAGAAGCCGGCACAGAGGGTGGGACCAAAGGCAAGACTGTCCCTTCTCATGATTCTGCCATTTTGCCTTGA